One Marinobacter panjinensis DNA segment encodes these proteins:
- a CDS encoding LysE/ArgO family amino acid transporter encodes MLTSYLTGLIVCGGIIIAIGAQNAYILGQAIRREHHWYCAGICMTADILLFTAGMFGVNAALMAVPEALDVLRWLGVVFLGWLALVAFYKVAMGRKGLGADASAATSLRVVVLTTLAVTLLNPQVYLDTLLLIPAIGAQQESPAVFVAGASSASVLWFGLLAFGGAALSPWLASPMAWRFIDGAIGSMMAVIAFHLASNGLSGPAM; translated from the coding sequence ATGCTGACCAGTTATCTGACAGGGCTGATCGTATGCGGTGGGATCATCATTGCCATCGGGGCGCAGAATGCCTATATCCTGGGCCAGGCGATCCGGCGGGAACACCACTGGTATTGCGCGGGCATCTGCATGACGGCCGATATACTGCTGTTCACCGCCGGAATGTTCGGGGTGAACGCGGCACTGATGGCAGTACCGGAGGCGCTGGATGTTCTGCGCTGGCTCGGGGTGGTGTTCCTGGGGTGGCTGGCGCTGGTGGCATTCTACAAAGTGGCAATGGGGCGGAAGGGCCTGGGTGCGGATGCGTCAGCGGCTACCAGTCTTCGGGTGGTGGTATTGACCACCCTGGCGGTCACGCTACTGAACCCGCAGGTCTATCTGGATACCCTGTTGCTGATTCCCGCCATTGGTGCCCAGCAGGAGAGCCCGGCCGTGTTTGTGGCCGGGGCCAGCAGCGCTTCGGTGCTGTGGTTCGGTTTGCTGGCGTTTGGCGGCGCGGCGTTGTCGCCCTGGCTGGCCAGCCCCATGGCCTGGCGGTTCATTGATGGGGCCATCGGTTCGATGATGGCGGTGATTGCTTTCCACCTTGCCAGTAACGGGTTGTCTGGCCCTGCCATGTAA
- the nhaB gene encoding sodium/proton antiporter NhaB: protein MPKTVISGFTHNFLGNAPVWYKQVILLFLIVNPLIVWLLGPATAGWFLVGEFIFTLAMALKCYPLLPGGLLAVEALLIGLATPEAVYHEVLINLPVILLLMFMVAGIYFMKELLLVTFTQILVGVRSKSALSLLFCAAAALLSAFLDALTVTAVIISVAVGFYSVYHKVASGKGYQHSGHNANSDEHVVELHREDLEEFRAFLRSLLMHGAIGTALGGVATMVGEPQNLLIAKVVGWNFAEFFQRMAPISLPVLGAGLFTCWCLEKLRWFGYGARLPKPVRQVLEDFADNEREKRTKADQAALWVQAIAAVVLVIGLAFHIAEVGLIGLLVIILITSFTGVTDEHQIGKAFQESLPFTSLLVVFFAVVAVIHEQHLFKPVIDFVLAQPEVHQPALFFVANGLLSMISDNVFVATVYISEIKQALDAGVISREHFQDLAVAINTGTNLPSVATPNGQAAFLFLLTSAIAPLVRLSYGRMVIMAFPYTVVLGSVGLLAVINFL, encoded by the coding sequence ATGCCCAAAACAGTGATTTCTGGTTTTACCCACAATTTTCTTGGCAACGCCCCTGTCTGGTACAAGCAGGTTATTCTCCTGTTTCTGATCGTCAATCCCCTGATCGTCTGGTTGCTTGGCCCGGCGACGGCTGGCTGGTTCCTGGTGGGGGAGTTCATCTTTACCCTGGCCATGGCGTTGAAATGCTACCCGCTGCTCCCGGGTGGCCTGTTGGCAGTAGAAGCATTGCTGATCGGGCTGGCGACGCCGGAGGCGGTCTACCACGAAGTACTGATCAACCTGCCGGTCATTTTGCTGCTGATGTTCATGGTCGCCGGTATCTACTTCATGAAGGAGCTGCTGCTGGTGACCTTCACCCAGATCCTGGTAGGGGTGCGATCAAAGTCGGCGCTTTCTCTGCTGTTCTGTGCCGCCGCCGCTCTGCTGTCAGCCTTTCTGGATGCATTAACCGTTACCGCCGTTATCATCAGCGTGGCGGTGGGCTTCTACTCGGTCTACCACAAAGTAGCTTCCGGCAAGGGGTATCAACACAGCGGTCATAATGCCAACAGTGACGAGCACGTAGTAGAACTGCACCGTGAAGACCTGGAGGAATTCCGCGCCTTTCTTCGCAGCCTGCTGATGCACGGTGCCATCGGCACTGCACTCGGTGGTGTTGCAACCATGGTGGGGGAGCCCCAGAACCTGCTGATCGCAAAGGTGGTGGGCTGGAACTTTGCCGAGTTTTTCCAGCGAATGGCGCCCATCAGCCTGCCGGTTCTGGGTGCGGGCCTGTTCACCTGCTGGTGCCTGGAGAAGTTGCGCTGGTTTGGCTACGGAGCTCGCCTGCCAAAACCCGTTCGCCAGGTGCTGGAAGACTTTGCGGACAACGAGCGCGAAAAGCGCACCAAGGCGGATCAGGCGGCCTTGTGGGTGCAGGCTATAGCGGCAGTGGTATTGGTCATCGGACTGGCGTTTCATATCGCTGAGGTGGGGCTGATCGGGCTGTTGGTTATCATCCTTATTACCTCATTCACCGGGGTGACTGATGAGCACCAGATTGGCAAGGCGTTCCAGGAATCCCTGCCTTTCACCTCGTTGCTGGTGGTTTTCTTCGCCGTGGTGGCGGTGATTCATGAGCAGCATCTGTTCAAGCCGGTGATCGATTTCGTGCTGGCCCAGCCGGAAGTGCACCAGCCGGCGTTGTTCTTCGTGGCAAACGGGCTGCTGTCGATGATCAGCGACAATGTCTTTGTCGCCACCGTTTACATCAGCGAAATCAAACAGGCACTGGATGCCGGCGTTATATCCCGGGAGCACTTCCAGGATCTCGCTGTTGCCATCAATACCGGCACCAACCTTCCCAGCGTTGCAACGCCCAACGGCCAGGCGGCATTCCTGTTCCTGCTGACATCCGCCATTGCGCCACTGGTTCGGCTGTCCTACGGCCGTATGGTGATTATGGCCTTCCCTTACACCGTCGTCCTCGGATCCGTTGGTCTGCTGGCGGTCATCAACTTTCTGTAG
- a CDS encoding SulP family inorganic anion transporter: MINKLKANWLSNIRGDLLAGIVVALALIPEAIAFSIIAGVDPKVGLYASFCIAVVIAFVGGRPGMISAATGAMALLMVTLVKEHGLEYLLAATLLTGLLQIGAGYLKLGGLMRFVSRSVVTGFVNALAILIFMAQLPELTNVTWHVYAMTAAGLGIIYLFPLIPVVGRILPSPLICIVVLTAIAMIYNIDIRTVGDMGQLPDTLPIFLWPDVPLNLETLMIILPYSVGLAIVGLLESMMTATIVDDLTDTTSDRNRECKGQGIANIGSGLLGGMAGCAMIGQSIINIKSGGRTRLSTLTAGVFLLVLVLVLDQWLVQIPMAALVAVMIMVSIGTFSWASIKNLKEHPLSTNIVMVVTVVVVVATHNLAFGVLAGVLLAALFFANKVGHYMLVTSEFDDATDTRTYNVVGQVFFSSSEKFTESFDFKEAVDNVVIDLTRAHFWDITAVGALDKAVIKFRREGAEVEIIGLNEASATIVDRFGVHDKPDAVDSLMGH, translated from the coding sequence ATGATTAACAAGCTCAAGGCGAACTGGCTCTCCAACATACGGGGCGATTTGCTCGCTGGTATTGTGGTGGCGCTGGCGCTGATTCCTGAAGCCATCGCCTTTTCCATTATTGCCGGCGTAGACCCGAAAGTGGGCCTTTACGCCTCTTTCTGTATTGCTGTTGTGATTGCCTTTGTGGGCGGTCGTCCCGGTATGATCTCTGCCGCCACCGGGGCCATGGCGCTACTGATGGTGACCCTGGTCAAGGAGCATGGTCTGGAATACCTGCTGGCGGCCACTCTGCTGACAGGCCTGTTGCAGATAGGCGCCGGCTATCTGAAGCTCGGTGGCCTGATGCGGTTTGTATCCCGATCGGTAGTGACCGGGTTTGTGAACGCCCTGGCGATCCTGATTTTCATGGCTCAGTTACCCGAACTGACCAATGTAACGTGGCATGTTTACGCCATGACCGCCGCAGGGCTGGGCATTATCTATCTGTTCCCGCTGATTCCGGTTGTCGGCCGCATCCTGCCGTCTCCGCTGATCTGCATCGTGGTACTGACGGCCATTGCGATGATCTACAACATCGACATCCGCACTGTTGGTGATATGGGGCAATTGCCGGATACGTTACCAATTTTCCTGTGGCCGGACGTGCCCCTGAACCTGGAAACACTAATGATTATCCTGCCCTATTCCGTGGGCCTCGCCATTGTTGGCTTACTGGAGTCGATGATGACAGCCACGATCGTCGATGATCTGACTGACACCACCAGTGACAGAAACCGGGAATGCAAGGGGCAGGGGATTGCCAACATCGGTTCCGGCCTGCTGGGTGGTATGGCGGGATGCGCGATGATTGGCCAGTCCATCATCAACATCAAGTCAGGAGGCCGGACCCGGCTGTCAACGCTGACGGCAGGTGTTTTCCTGTTGGTGCTCGTGCTGGTTCTGGATCAGTGGTTGGTGCAGATTCCCATGGCCGCGCTAGTGGCCGTGATGATCATGGTGTCTATTGGTACCTTCAGTTGGGCGTCTATCAAAAATCTCAAGGAGCATCCGTTGTCCACCAACATTGTGATGGTTGTGACCGTTGTTGTGGTTGTCGCAACCCACAACCTGGCGTTTGGTGTTCTGGCCGGTGTTCTGCTGGCAGCGCTGTTCTTCGCCAATAAGGTAGGCCATTACATGCTGGTGACCTCGGAGTTTGATGACGCAACCGACACCCGTACCTACAACGTGGTCGGGCAGGTGTTCTTCAGCTCTTCGGAAAAATTCACGGAATCCTTTGATTTCAAGGAAGCAGTGGATAATGTGGTCATTGATCTGACCCGGGCCCATTTCTGGGATATCACTGCGGTAGGTGCTCTGGACAAAGCAGTCATCAAGTTTCGCCGAGAGGGTGCCGAGGTCGAAATAATCGGATTGAACGAAGCCAGTGCCACCATCGTTGACCGTTTCGGCGTGCACGATAAACCTGACGCCGTTGACTCGCTGATGGGGCACTGA
- a CDS encoding universal stress protein — translation MTQAKEFSNHPGHNNNHNDHQGEVEMLRVVACIDGSRAAPAVCDYAAWASKHMETPMTLLHVLDEERYPTEPDLAGNIGLGSREQLMEELSELDRRRSKLALEHGHHMLDEAEDRIKALGIDDIIKRQRHGDFTESLLALENQTRLLVMGLHGESSSDRDVHVGSQLETVIRSVHRPILLVPDEYQQPKSAMLAFDGSATAFKGVELLSGSPVLKGMPIHLVMIGADTSDRWEQLKKAEKMLGDLGSEVTLAIRAGDVEPTLHAYQEEHDIDILVMGAYGHSRIRQFLVGSTTTTMLKTARKPLVILR, via the coding sequence ATGACACAAGCCAAGGAATTCAGCAACCATCCCGGTCACAATAACAACCATAACGATCACCAAGGCGAGGTTGAAATGCTACGAGTAGTTGCCTGTATCGACGGCTCCAGGGCTGCACCGGCGGTGTGTGATTACGCTGCCTGGGCCAGCAAGCATATGGAAACACCCATGACGCTGCTGCACGTGCTGGATGAAGAACGCTACCCGACGGAGCCGGACCTGGCCGGTAACATTGGACTGGGTAGCCGCGAACAGCTGATGGAAGAGTTGTCCGAGCTGGACCGGAGGCGCTCGAAGCTGGCCCTGGAGCACGGCCACCACATGCTGGATGAGGCTGAAGACCGTATCAAGGCCCTGGGTATCGATGACATTATCAAGCGTCAGCGCCATGGCGACTTCACCGAGTCCCTGCTGGCTCTGGAAAACCAGACCCGTTTGCTGGTAATGGGGCTTCACGGCGAGAGCAGCTCTGACCGGGACGTGCATGTAGGCAGCCAGCTGGAAACCGTGATCCGCAGCGTCCACCGCCCGATTCTCCTGGTGCCGGATGAATACCAGCAGCCAAAAAGCGCGATGCTGGCGTTTGATGGCAGTGCCACTGCCTTCAAGGGTGTGGAGTTGCTATCTGGAAGCCCGGTACTGAAAGGCATGCCGATTCATCTGGTGATGATCGGGGCTGACACCAGCGACCGCTGGGAGCAGCTCAAGAAAGCCGAGAAGATGCTTGGTGACCTTGGTTCCGAGGTTACACTGGCGATTCGTGCCGGTGATGTGGAGCCAACCCTCCACGCCTACCAAGAAGAACATGATATCGATATCCTGGTTATGGGGGCTTATGGGCATTCGCGGATTCGTCAGTTCCTGGTCGGAAGTACCACCACGACGATGCTCAAGACTGCCCGCAAACCCCTGGTGATTCTACGTTAA
- a CDS encoding phospholipase D family protein, with amino-acid sequence MPSTQGSLVASLAMPGCFLVLMTLLTGCAGGLPPVAHSGVEETVQNEDSFLLTQSQQRLAGNDGQSGFYMLDSGQEAFLSRAALIAAAEHSIDAQYYIWSNDPSGRYLAGRMLLAADRGVRVRLLLDDFNAGGIGELLAALDTHPGIQVRIFNPARSRGGWGRWVSFLMDFDRINRRMHNKTFVVDGAAGIVGGRNIGDEYFGFAADRYFRDRDVLALGPVVDGMTDNFHVYWNNRWAYPVSALYPDVPAEGNVAATLDGLRRQARTQAGLPVPAPADTAQGRAELTGLLDQLTVAPGELVFDSPFETMEEPAETPKRSAKALQQLAQSATREILIESAYLILTGEQLTLLDVGDRQGLQVAALTNSLATNDLVTNHAGYARWRPYMLGQGIEIYELKPDAQACQQWLNTDGFCSTGQVSLHSKSVVFDRSALVVGSFNVNLRSIYLNGETVLIIHSAELAKEVAEDIRSVMHPRNSWEVSLDDSGDLQWRSGEASYTSEPTVGWWRRAKSRFLSWLPVEKYL; translated from the coding sequence ATGCCCTCTACCCAGGGTTCTCTTGTCGCGTCGTTGGCGATGCCTGGTTGTTTCCTGGTGTTGATGACGTTGTTGACCGGTTGTGCCGGCGGCTTGCCGCCGGTAGCTCACTCCGGAGTTGAGGAAACCGTGCAGAACGAAGACAGCTTTCTGCTCACCCAGTCCCAACAGCGGTTGGCCGGTAACGACGGCCAATCGGGCTTTTACATGCTGGATTCCGGACAGGAAGCGTTTCTGTCCCGTGCCGCCCTGATTGCGGCGGCCGAACACAGCATCGACGCCCAGTATTACATCTGGAGCAATGATCCCTCCGGGCGCTACCTGGCCGGTCGGATGCTGCTGGCTGCGGATCGTGGTGTCCGGGTACGGCTGCTGCTGGATGACTTCAACGCCGGGGGCATTGGTGAACTCCTTGCGGCCCTGGATACCCACCCCGGTATTCAGGTCCGTATTTTCAATCCTGCCAGAAGCCGTGGTGGATGGGGTCGGTGGGTATCGTTCCTGATGGATTTCGACCGTATCAACCGGCGCATGCACAACAAGACCTTCGTGGTGGACGGTGCTGCCGGGATTGTCGGCGGACGCAATATTGGCGATGAGTATTTCGGGTTTGCCGCCGATCGCTATTTCCGGGACCGCGACGTACTTGCGCTGGGGCCCGTTGTTGATGGGATGACGGACAACTTCCACGTCTACTGGAATAACCGTTGGGCCTACCCGGTGTCAGCCCTGTACCCGGATGTTCCTGCAGAGGGGAATGTAGCTGCGACCCTTGACGGGCTTCGCCGCCAGGCCAGAACGCAAGCCGGTCTGCCGGTGCCTGCCCCGGCAGACACTGCACAAGGAAGGGCAGAGCTCACAGGGCTGTTGGACCAACTGACGGTTGCACCCGGCGAACTGGTGTTTGACTCCCCTTTCGAAACCATGGAAGAGCCGGCTGAGACACCCAAGCGAAGCGCTAAAGCGCTCCAGCAGTTGGCACAGTCCGCTACCCGGGAAATTCTGATCGAATCCGCTTACCTGATACTCACCGGGGAACAATTGACGCTATTGGACGTAGGGGATCGCCAGGGCCTGCAGGTTGCCGCATTGACCAATTCACTGGCGACCAATGACCTTGTCACCAACCACGCCGGTTACGCCCGCTGGCGCCCCTATATGCTGGGGCAGGGAATAGAGATCTATGAACTCAAACCCGATGCACAGGCCTGTCAGCAATGGCTGAACACAGATGGCTTCTGCTCGACAGGCCAGGTCAGCCTGCACTCCAAGTCCGTGGTGTTTGATCGCAGCGCCCTGGTGGTCGGTTCCTTCAACGTCAATCTTCGCTCCATTTACCTGAATGGCGAAACGGTGCTGATTATCCACAGTGCGGAGCTGGCCAAGGAGGTGGCGGAAGACATACGGTCAGTCATGCATCCCCGTAACAGCTGGGAAGTCTCCCTGGATGATAGCGGAGACCTGCAATGGCGCAGCGGCGAGGCATCCTATACCAGCGAGCCCACCGTTGGCTGGTGGCGCCGCGCCAAGTCCCGTTTCCTGTCATGGTTGCCCGTGGAGAAATACCTCTAG
- a CDS encoding PRC-barrel domain-containing protein, translating into MMRTRLIRAMGTSLVAGSMAFSLSAHAAQGLYSADDLMDADVYDSSGEEIGEVANILMDDNMSVHSLVIKTGDVLGMGGRDVVAERGTFTLRLEEEGDNEFDDQDYEVHMEATQDEIKALPEYDESWWNQTSDSLSQAWENTKESSRSAWEDTKQATSSAWQNLKQGVESMSDDAEN; encoded by the coding sequence ATGATGCGCACACGTTTGATTCGGGCAATGGGCACTTCCCTGGTGGCCGGCTCCATGGCTTTCAGCCTGTCGGCCCATGCCGCCCAGGGACTTTATTCAGCGGACGACTTGATGGATGCGGACGTCTACGACAGCAGCGGTGAGGAGATCGGCGAGGTGGCGAACATCCTCATGGACGACAACATGTCGGTCCACTCGCTGGTGATCAAGACCGGTGATGTACTGGGCATGGGTGGCCGTGATGTCGTAGCCGAGCGCGGCACCTTTACCCTGCGGTTGGAAGAAGAGGGCGACAACGAGTTTGATGACCAGGATTACGAGGTCCACATGGAAGCGACCCAGGATGAGATCAAGGCGTTGCCGGAATACGATGAGAGCTGGTGGAACCAGACCAGTGACTCTCTGAGTCAAGCCTGGGAAAACACAAAGGAAAGTAGCCGCAGTGCCTGGGAGGACACCAAGCAGGCAACCTCCTCCGCTTGGCAAAACCTCAAGCAGGGAGTGGAGAGTATGTCTGACGACGCAGAGAACTAG
- a CDS encoding NAD(P)/FAD-dependent oxidoreductase codes for MTARNYDVIIIGAGAAGLMCAATAGYRGRKVLVIDHANKPGKKILMSGGGRCNFTNLNSTPANFLSDNPHYCISALKRYTPQHFLDLVERHGIEHEEKAAGQLFCKDSSKEILNMLLTECEWAGAEVRLNTSARTISGTDNGYQLQTSAGTLDCESLVIACGGLSIPTMGATGFGYDIARQFGLTVLPTRAGLVPFTLHPELKAQLAPLAGVSCPVDVHCNNEHFREPMLVTHRGLSGPAMLQISSFWQPGDSLSINMLPATNIEQDLYQLRETRPQSTVAQYLMQQLPKRFAQALNDLHGWAGPLQGYKNSDIEQAARALGQWAIKPAGTEGYRTAEVTLGGVDTRQLSSKTMAVLDRPDLYFIGEVVDVTGHLGGHNFQWAWASGVAAGSSA; via the coding sequence ATGACCGCCCGGAACTACGACGTAATCATCATAGGCGCCGGCGCTGCAGGCCTGATGTGCGCCGCAACAGCCGGCTACCGTGGCCGCAAAGTCCTGGTGATCGACCACGCCAACAAACCCGGCAAGAAAATTCTCATGTCCGGCGGCGGCCGCTGCAACTTCACCAACCTGAACAGCACTCCGGCCAACTTCCTCTCGGACAACCCCCACTACTGCATCTCCGCCCTGAAACGCTACACCCCCCAGCACTTTCTGGACCTGGTGGAGCGCCACGGCATTGAGCACGAAGAAAAAGCCGCCGGGCAACTCTTTTGCAAAGACAGCAGCAAAGAAATACTCAACATGCTGCTGACCGAATGCGAATGGGCCGGCGCGGAAGTGCGGCTGAATACCAGCGCCAGAACAATCAGCGGCACCGACAACGGCTACCAGCTGCAAACCAGCGCCGGCACCCTTGACTGCGAATCCCTGGTTATCGCCTGCGGCGGGCTGTCCATCCCCACCATGGGCGCCACCGGGTTCGGCTACGACATCGCGCGCCAGTTCGGACTTACCGTTCTACCCACCCGAGCAGGACTGGTGCCCTTTACCCTGCATCCGGAACTGAAGGCACAACTGGCCCCGCTGGCCGGCGTAAGCTGCCCTGTGGACGTCCACTGCAACAACGAACACTTCCGCGAACCCATGCTGGTGACCCATCGCGGGCTAAGCGGCCCGGCCATGCTGCAGATCTCCAGTTTCTGGCAGCCAGGCGACAGTCTGAGCATCAACATGCTCCCGGCGACCAACATTGAACAGGACCTGTACCAGCTAAGAGAAACCAGACCACAATCCACCGTTGCCCAATATCTGATGCAGCAACTGCCCAAACGCTTCGCCCAGGCCCTGAACGACCTTCACGGCTGGGCCGGACCGCTGCAGGGGTACAAGAACAGTGACATCGAACAGGCGGCACGAGCTCTGGGCCAATGGGCCATCAAACCCGCCGGCACCGAAGGCTACCGGACGGCTGAGGTGACCCTGGGAGGCGTGGATACCCGCCAGCTGTCATCCAAAACCATGGCCGTTCTTGATCGACCAGACCTGTATTTCATTGGCGAAGTGGTGGATGTGACGGGCCATCTCGGTGGGCATAACTTTCAGTGGGCGTGGGCATCAGGAGTTGCAGCGGGCAGCAGCGCGTGA
- a CDS encoding PhzF family phenazine biosynthesis protein: MNTLPIYQVDAFTSQVFGGNPAAVMPLEEWLPDDTMQKLALENNLSETAFLVPLSDDEEQDFHIRWFTPGIEVPLCGHATLASAWVLFNKLGWEKQHIRLQSKSGPLGVKQTDDGWLELDFPNLGFEERPTPGLILEALEGAPETSFFVPKDTNYLIVLRDEAAVKAAQPDIRKLKELGNLGVIITAPGNDCDFVSRYFAPGGGIDEDPVTGSIHSILVPYWAEQLGKNTLLAKQVSARGGVLRCELKGDRVTIAGQAAFYMEGSVQLP; the protein is encoded by the coding sequence ATGAACACATTACCGATCTACCAGGTCGACGCGTTTACCAGCCAGGTTTTCGGCGGCAACCCCGCTGCCGTCATGCCACTGGAAGAGTGGCTGCCAGACGACACCATGCAGAAACTGGCACTGGAGAATAACCTCTCGGAAACGGCCTTTCTGGTTCCCCTTTCCGATGATGAAGAGCAAGACTTTCACATACGCTGGTTCACACCCGGCATAGAAGTACCGCTCTGCGGCCACGCTACCCTCGCCAGCGCCTGGGTCCTGTTCAACAAACTGGGCTGGGAAAAGCAGCACATCAGGCTCCAATCCAAAAGCGGCCCCCTGGGAGTGAAACAGACCGACGATGGCTGGCTGGAGCTGGACTTCCCCAACCTCGGCTTCGAGGAACGCCCGACACCCGGCCTGATCCTGGAAGCCCTGGAAGGCGCCCCCGAAACGTCGTTTTTTGTCCCCAAGGACACCAATTATCTCATCGTCCTCAGAGACGAAGCCGCGGTAAAAGCCGCGCAACCGGACATCCGCAAACTCAAGGAACTGGGCAATCTGGGCGTCATCATTACTGCACCGGGCAATGACTGCGACTTCGTCAGCCGCTACTTCGCCCCGGGCGGAGGCATCGACGAAGACCCTGTCACCGGCTCCATCCACAGTATTCTGGTGCCCTACTGGGCCGAACAACTCGGCAAGAATACCCTGCTGGCAAAACAAGTGTCCGCCAGGGGCGGTGTACTTCGCTGCGAACTGAAAGGCGACCGCGTAACCATCGCCGGCCAGGCCGCGTTCTATATGGAAGGCTCTGTCCAGCTCCCCTGA
- a CDS encoding PLP-dependent aminotransferase family protein — MGILYNQVADQLHALIRDGVYREGERLPGVRALSRQFGVSVSTVLQAHQTLEARGYLEARERRGYFVHLPRWDTPEPVMQKHRARPVPVSARDMALDLCADEQKRMVPLAAAVPHPDFLPVRQIQQATLWAARRGLETLDYAFPGKIEYRRQLAQRMATLGVMATPDDIIATNGAQEAIILALKAVTRPGDIVVVESPSFPGILQALDVVGLRVIEVPTHPSEGMSLEGLELALGQWPVKACVVVPNHSNPMGARMPDERKQQLVQMLERAGVPLIEDDIYGDLFHSGERPRPAKVFDRTGNVIYCSSFSKTISPGLRLGWMMPGKYLAEARQQKYFSNLGTASVPQLAVAHFLEQGGYDRYLRSVRPRFREVTERMRAAVGRSFPEGTAVSRPQGGFVLWVQLPGNTSGTEVYRRAREENINVAPGLMFSTTDKYENCLRLNGANPWSERIEQAIGRLGAIATAVAAES, encoded by the coding sequence ATGGGCATTCTCTATAATCAGGTAGCAGACCAGTTGCACGCATTGATTCGTGATGGGGTATATCGCGAAGGAGAGCGGCTGCCTGGTGTTCGGGCGCTCAGTCGCCAGTTTGGCGTGAGCGTTTCGACGGTGCTTCAGGCCCACCAGACGCTGGAGGCCCGTGGCTATCTGGAGGCACGGGAGCGCAGAGGCTATTTTGTGCATTTGCCCCGGTGGGATACGCCCGAACCGGTGATGCAGAAGCATAGGGCCAGACCCGTGCCGGTCAGCGCCAGGGACATGGCCCTGGACCTGTGCGCCGACGAGCAAAAGCGCATGGTGCCATTGGCCGCTGCGGTGCCGCATCCGGATTTTCTGCCGGTTCGCCAGATTCAGCAGGCCACCTTATGGGCGGCGAGGCGCGGGCTTGAAACCCTGGATTACGCTTTCCCGGGAAAGATTGAGTACCGGCGCCAGCTGGCTCAGCGAATGGCTACGCTTGGCGTCATGGCGACGCCGGACGATATTATTGCCACCAACGGCGCCCAGGAGGCGATCATTCTCGCCCTGAAGGCAGTGACCCGGCCCGGTGATATCGTGGTGGTTGAGTCGCCTTCATTTCCTGGCATCCTGCAGGCCCTGGACGTTGTCGGGCTCCGAGTGATTGAAGTGCCGACGCACCCGTCCGAAGGAATGAGCCTGGAGGGGCTGGAACTGGCGCTGGGACAGTGGCCGGTGAAAGCGTGCGTGGTGGTCCCCAATCACAGCAACCCCATGGGTGCGCGGATGCCTGATGAGCGCAAGCAGCAGCTGGTGCAGATGCTTGAGCGGGCGGGCGTGCCGCTGATTGAGGACGATATCTACGGTGACCTGTTCCATAGCGGTGAACGCCCCAGGCCGGCCAAGGTGTTCGACCGCACTGGCAATGTTATCTATTGCAGCTCATTCTCCAAAACCATCTCGCCGGGGCTGCGCCTTGGCTGGATGATGCCCGGCAAATACCTGGCCGAGGCGCGTCAGCAGAAGTACTTCAGCAACCTGGGTACGGCAAGCGTGCCGCAGCTGGCGGTGGCTCATTTCCTGGAACAGGGGGGCTATGACCGCTACCTGCGGTCAGTGCGGCCGCGCTTTCGTGAGGTGACGGAGCGGATGCGGGCCGCCGTGGGGCGGTCGTTCCCGGAAGGCACCGCGGTCAGCCGGCCACAGGGTGGTTTCGTATTGTGGGTTCAGCTACCGGGTAATACCTCAGGCACCGAGGTCTACCGCCGGGCGCGGGAGGAAAATATCAATGTCGCTCCGGGGCTGATGTTCTCCACCACCGACAAATACGAAAACTGCCTGCGGCTCAATGGCGCCAACCCCTGGAGCGAACGGATTGAGCAGGCGATTGGTCGCCTGGGCGCCATCGCAACCGCAGTGGCCGCCGAATCCTGA